A portion of the Acidimicrobiia bacterium genome contains these proteins:
- a CDS encoding ComEC/Rec2 family competence protein: MTSRARVAFGPLLVLAGLIAGIAAGEAAGPGAARVALVGGGVGVVTAAIVTRPGARVAIAVLAFGLLGTAVMQRALHGLVVSALTAPVQARDDVTVRGTLVEDPEGTRFSARVLMKVDAVGRRLLVDATGDAGPRLRLLSAGEGVTLRGWLEPLTGFDERWRWQHAVATLHANELLDARNARAPLDRLANAARGAVLRGSGSLAPVDRALLAGFLLGDRRGVPDDVTERFRLAGLTHLMAVSGENVAFVLALCAPLLRRLGLFGRLAGGVAVLALFGTMTRWEPSVLRAIAMASIALVAGYLGRPAAGLRVLALAATALLVADPFLLHSVGFLLSCGASLGIAVLARPFAARLPGPEWACEVLGVTAAAQVGVAPVLIPVFGSVPLVSLPANLVAVPLAAPLTMWGLASGVAGGVIRPFAPQIAWLLTVPTAALLHALLTVADLASRVPVTVDGRAAWGLVAIAALMAAVVHARKVRRDARQLPAR; this comes from the coding sequence GTGACCTCGCGCGCGCGCGTCGCGTTCGGTCCGCTGCTCGTGCTGGCCGGGCTGATCGCCGGAATCGCGGCAGGCGAGGCAGCAGGCCCGGGTGCAGCGCGCGTGGCGCTCGTCGGCGGTGGAGTCGGCGTGGTCACCGCGGCGATCGTCACCCGGCCCGGGGCCCGTGTTGCCATCGCGGTGCTCGCGTTCGGACTGCTCGGCACTGCAGTGATGCAGCGCGCCCTGCACGGGCTCGTCGTCTCTGCGCTCACTGCGCCCGTTCAGGCTCGCGACGACGTGACGGTGCGGGGCACGCTGGTCGAGGATCCCGAGGGAACGCGGTTCAGCGCGCGCGTGCTGATGAAGGTGGATGCAGTCGGCCGGCGCCTGCTCGTGGACGCGACCGGTGACGCGGGACCGCGGCTCCGATTGCTCAGCGCGGGAGAAGGCGTGACCCTGCGCGGCTGGCTCGAGCCCCTCACGGGATTCGACGAACGCTGGCGATGGCAACACGCGGTCGCCACGCTGCACGCCAACGAACTGCTCGACGCGCGGAACGCACGAGCGCCGCTCGACCGGCTCGCGAACGCGGCAAGGGGAGCCGTGCTCAGAGGCTCTGGCTCGCTGGCGCCGGTCGACCGAGCGCTGCTCGCCGGCTTCCTCCTCGGCGACAGGCGCGGCGTGCCCGACGACGTCACCGAGCGGTTCCGTCTGGCCGGGCTCACTCACCTCATGGCCGTGTCGGGAGAGAACGTCGCCTTCGTGCTCGCGCTGTGCGCGCCGTTGCTGCGTCGTCTCGGCCTCTTCGGCCGGCTCGCCGGCGGCGTCGCGGTGCTCGCGCTGTTCGGCACGATGACGCGCTGGGAGCCGTCCGTACTCCGCGCGATCGCGATGGCGTCGATCGCCCTCGTCGCCGGGTATCTCGGCCGGCCAGCCGCTGGGCTGCGCGTGCTCGCGCTCGCCGCGACCGCGTTGCTCGTCGCCGACCCGTTCCTGCTCCACTCGGTGGGTTTCCTCCTGTCGTGCGGCGCCAGCCTCGGTATCGCCGTGCTCGCCCGTCCGTTCGCGGCGCGGCTGCCCGGCCCCGAGTGGGCGTGCGAGGTGCTCGGAGTCACCGCAGCGGCACAGGTCGGCGTCGCGCCCGTGCTCATCCCCGTCTTCGGCTCGGTGCCGCTCGTCTCCCTGCCCGCGAACCTCGTGGCCGTCCCTCTGGCGGCGCCGCTCACCATGTGGGGGCTCGCGAGTGGGGTGGCGGGTGGTGTCATCCGACCGTTCGCACCGCAGATCGCGTGGCTGCTCACCGTTCCGACGGCTGCGTTGTTGCACGCGCTGCTCACGGTTGCCGACCTCGCATCGCGTGTTCCCGTCACCGTCGACGGGCGCGCCGCGTGGGGTCTCGTCGCGATCGCTGCGCTCATGGCGGCCGTCGTCCATGCGCGTAAGGTGCGGCGCGATGCCCGTCAGCTACCGGCTCGGTGA
- a CDS encoding helix-hairpin-helix domain-containing protein: MSDEQEFWNRKHDDAAESSGPRPIPRGAFTARPPSVVQRVLDRLQDWRSDSRFGIVVLVVVAVVAGVVWYRIGIGGGSDAGAAPRKSASAARTPATTALDPVTNTSSSGTSSSGTSSSGTSSSGTSSSGGKVSARIAVHVAGAVTRPGVVELPARSRVIDAVEAVGGANADADLDRLNLAATLADGQRVYVPKVGQSDPGVVADGGGSPATEGGPSGGATTGGKLNLNTATQAQLEDLPGIGPTYAQAIIAERQRRGGFTSVNELRSVRGIGDKRFADLAPLVTV; encoded by the coding sequence ATGTCCGACGAGCAGGAATTCTGGAACCGCAAGCACGACGACGCCGCTGAGTCGAGCGGACCGCGCCCCATTCCGCGCGGTGCGTTCACTGCTCGCCCGCCGAGCGTCGTGCAACGCGTGCTCGATCGCTTGCAAGACTGGCGTTCCGACTCGCGCTTCGGAATCGTCGTGCTCGTTGTCGTCGCGGTGGTCGCCGGGGTCGTGTGGTACCGGATCGGTATCGGGGGCGGCAGCGACGCCGGCGCCGCGCCGAGAAAGTCGGCATCGGCCGCGCGAACACCGGCGACGACAGCTCTCGATCCGGTGACCAACACCTCGTCGTCGGGCACCTCGTCGTCGGGCACCTCGTCGTCGGGCACCTCGTCGTCGGGCACTTCGTCGTCGGGCGGCAAGGTCTCGGCGCGCATCGCGGTGCACGTTGCCGGCGCGGTCACACGTCCTGGTGTCGTGGAGCTTCCGGCTCGGTCACGAGTGATCGACGCGGTGGAAGCAGTGGGTGGTGCGAACGCCGATGCCGATCTCGACCGGCTGAACCTCGCCGCCACGCTGGCCGACGGTCAGCGCGTCTACGTGCCGAAGGTGGGCCAGTCCGATCCCGGTGTGGTGGCCGACGGAGGTGGTTCCCCCGCGACGGAGGGCGGCCCCTCGGGTGGAGCGACTACTGGCGGAAAGCTCAACCTCAACACCGCGACCCAGGCGCAACTCGAAGATCTCCCCGGCATCGGGCCCACCTACGCGCAGGCGATCATCGCCGAACGCCAGCGCCGGGGCGGCTTCACGTCGGTGAACGAGCTCCGCAGCGTGCGCGGCATCGGCGACAAGCGCTTCGCCGACCTGGCTCCGCTCGTCACCGTGTGA